A stretch of the Vulcanisaeta souniana JCM 11219 genome encodes the following:
- a CDS encoding glycoside hydrolase family 15 protein has product MRTVFLSNGVLAILYDENYYTRDIYYPLLGQHHHHSFGGVFKVGIWHDGRFTWLESIGNKEIRLIGSRAELNAQWDGLDIHMEDTVLIPQPVLVRHVSIKGPGFIRAIFYHDFKLNDYEAGDTAFYDPSLDAVFHYKGTTWFGIASTNPIYEYTTGRRDLNAVLPDCEDGILGKNPIAQGSVVSAVSIASPEFHYFIAAGDNYERVMRLIIELRDKNNVEAHFRRSVNYWSNVASEYGDDELASQSIVIMLGHVGVNGSIPASLDTSIIKFNLDTYGYLWPRDAAFAAIALDTAGYYTFTKKFYSLAFKLFGREGFLFQKYNPSGTWGSTWHPWTARSRKSLNIQEDETATVIYAFWHYFQRTRDYDLLGEVYDVITRAANFMVNFRDEKLKLPLESFDLWEERLGVHTYTIASVYAGLLAASNLAKMLGEYESASKWEEAAMEIREAIRNYLFDKERGIFYRSIRIDDGKVISVDKTVDASIMGIFLFNVFDVYEPMLESSVKVIMDRLWVKPIGGIARYEGDYYQRIPGDYSSIPGNPWIITTLWVAQYYITKGDCYRAKELLSWVNKVKTPTGLLPEQVDPFRGLPVSVTPLVWSHAEYLRTYMMRRNKQCD; this is encoded by the coding sequence ATGAGAACGGTATTCCTAAGCAACGGTGTGCTGGCTATACTGTATGATGAGAATTATTACACAAGGGATATTTACTACCCATTACTTGGTCAACATCATCATCATTCCTTCGGTGGTGTGTTTAAGGTTGGTATTTGGCATGATGGTAGGTTTACATGGCTTGAGAGCATCGGTAATAAGGAGATTAGGCTAATTGGTTCCAGGGCAGAGCTCAATGCACAGTGGGATGGGCTTGACATTCACATGGAGGATACTGTATTAATACCACAACCTGTGCTTGTTAGGCACGTTTCGATTAAGGGACCTGGGTTTATCAGGGCGATTTTTTACCATGACTTTAAACTGAATGATTACGAGGCTGGGGATACCGCATTTTATGACCCGTCATTGGATGCCGTATTTCATTATAAGGGGACGACCTGGTTCGGAATAGCATCCACAAACCCCATCTATGAATATACCACCGGTAGGAGAGACCTTAACGCAGTTCTGCCGGATTGTGAGGATGGGATTCTGGGTAAGAATCCAATAGCCCAGGGCTCTGTGGTCTCTGCAGTATCCATAGCAAGCCCTGAGTTTCACTACTTCATTGCTGCTGGTGATAATTATGAGAGGGTTATGAGGTTAATAATTGAGCTTAGGGATAAGAACAATGTAGAGGCACATTTCCGCAGGTCAGTGAATTACTGGAGTAATGTTGCTTCCGAGTATGGCGATGATGAATTAGCCTCCCAGAGCATAGTCATAATGCTTGGACATGTTGGCGTTAATGGTTCAATACCGGCTTCGCTGGACACATCAATAATAAAGTTCAACCTGGACACATACGGCTACCTATGGCCTAGGGACGCAGCGTTCGCCGCCATTGCACTGGACACGGCTGGCTACTACACGTTCACAAAGAAGTTTTATTCCCTGGCGTTTAAGCTCTTTGGACGTGAGGGCTTCCTATTCCAGAAGTATAATCCAAGCGGTACCTGGGGCTCGACCTGGCACCCATGGACTGCCAGGAGTAGGAAGTCGTTGAATATCCAGGAGGATGAGACAGCAACAGTGATATACGCCTTCTGGCATTACTTCCAGAGGACCAGGGATTACGATCTACTTGGGGAGGTTTATGACGTAATAACCAGGGCCGCGAACTTCATGGTTAATTTTAGGGATGAGAAATTGAAATTGCCCCTAGAATCCTTTGACCTGTGGGAGGAAAGGCTTGGTGTGCATACGTATACTATCGCATCAGTATATGCAGGCTTACTCGCCGCGAGTAATCTTGCTAAAATGCTTGGTGAGTACGAAAGCGCCAGTAAGTGGGAGGAGGCCGCCATGGAGATTCGTGAAGCAATTAGGAATTACCTATTCGATAAGGAGAGAGGCATCTTCTACAGGTCCATTAGGATTGATGACGGTAAGGTGATTAGTGTTGATAAGACAGTTGATGCAAGCATAATGGGTATATTCCTCTTCAACGTGTTTGATGTTTATGAGCCAATGCTCGAGAGCAGTGTTAAGGTTATTATGGATAGGCTTTGGGTTAAGCCCATAGGTGGTATTGCGCGTTATGAGGGTGATTACTACCAAAGAATTCCTGGTGATTACAGCAGTATTCCTGGTAATCCATGGATAATAACCACGCTTTGGGTCGCCCAGTACTATATAACTAAGGGTGATTGTTATAGAGCCAAGGAGTTATTGTCATGGGTTAATAAGGTAAAGACGCCCACAGGTCTTCTTCCAGAGCAGGTTGATCCATTCAGAGGATTACCAGTGTCCGTAACTCCACTTGTCTGGAGCCATGCAGAGTATTTGAGGACTTACATGATGAGAAGAAATAAACAGTGCGATTAA
- a CDS encoding UxaA family hydrolase, whose product MGTPAIVLNPSDNVAIALRDLKQNESVELIIGNSKLPIKLLNDIPFGHKFAIKGIRMCDYVIKYGHVIGRAKRNIGIGEHVHVHNVESLTAVHSVCKGGKP is encoded by the coding sequence ATGGGGACACCAGCGATAGTACTTAATCCAAGTGATAATGTTGCGATCGCGCTTAGGGATCTAAAGCAGAACGAAAGCGTTGAGTTAATAATTGGTAATTCCAAATTACCAATTAAACTGCTCAATGATATACCCTTTGGCCATAAGTTTGCCATTAAGGGCATCCGCATGTGTGATTACGTAATTAAGTATGGCCACGTGATCGGTAGAGCCAAGAGGAATATTGGGATTGGCGAACATGTTCATGTTCATAACGTGGAGAGCCTAACCGCGGTACACAGTGTATGTAAGGGTGGTAAACCGTGA
- a CDS encoding DUF309 domain-containing protein, translating to MDKLRTASLRIINIRVASRHVEIDLYIDDYKEIEKIKALGFNINELVNIGEETKNASDAHDHFVRLFNAERFWEAHEVLEDVWRRNRDEGIRGLIILAAAFVKIQENNLEAFKRLMIRARELIAKNEIPYINRERLLRKIDNALLITKPFKIEKEDLESIQKT from the coding sequence ATGGATAAATTGCGAACTGCAAGTCTTAGGATAATAAACATAAGGGTTGCAAGTAGGCATGTGGAGATTGATCTGTATATTGATGATTATAAAGAAATAGAAAAAATAAAGGCACTTGGATTCAACATTAACGAATTAGTAAACATAGGCGAAGAGACAAAGAACGCAAGTGATGCGCATGATCATTTCGTGAGGCTCTTCAACGCTGAAAGATTTTGGGAAGCCCACGAAGTACTTGAGGATGTATGGCGCAGAAACAGAGATGAGGGTATACGGGGATTAATAATATTGGCCGCAGCCTTCGTGAAGATCCAGGAAAACAACCTAGAGGCGTTTAAGAGATTAATGATTAGGGCGAGGGAGCTGATCGCGAAAAACGAAATACCCTACATAAATAGGGAAAGGTTACTGAGGAAAATAGATAATGCCCTGCTGATAACGAAGCCCTTTAAGATCGAGAAAGAGGACCTGGAATCGATACAAAAAACTTAA
- a CDS encoding creatininase family protein, with protein sequence MRILEITRDDVPKDSLIIVPIGSVEQHGPHLPLGTDSIIANYVAEEVERRSPSRVLLYPVIAVGSSMEHMGFTGTTWIRFENLIHYLLDFIESVSAWDPIGVVFVNGHGGNVDALNIVVKEWNYLRKNPRIYHYYVYNKRAIDFITRYFPSFGHADAVETSLIAAINRNLVRWDRIINVDVSGNINIVRTIDISRTGVIGSLSRDLVRPEVGSEILKFMINDILRQIQVIYGITIDNER encoded by the coding sequence GTGAGAATTCTGGAGATAACTCGTGATGATGTACCTAAGGATTCATTGATTATTGTGCCTATTGGTTCTGTGGAGCAGCATGGCCCGCATTTGCCCTTGGGTACTGACTCGATCATTGCAAACTACGTTGCCGAGGAGGTCGAACGTAGATCACCGAGCAGGGTGTTGCTTTATCCCGTGATCGCTGTTGGTTCCTCGATGGAACACATGGGATTTACGGGCACCACGTGGATTCGTTTTGAAAACTTAATTCACTATCTCCTTGATTTTATTGAGAGCGTTTCTGCGTGGGACCCAATTGGCGTTGTGTTTGTTAATGGGCATGGTGGTAATGTCGATGCGTTAAATATCGTTGTTAAGGAATGGAATTACTTGAGGAAGAATCCAAGGATTTATCATTACTATGTGTATAATAAGCGAGCCATTGATTTTATAACGAGGTATTTCCCATCCTTTGGGCATGCAGATGCCGTTGAAACATCCTTGATCGCGGCGATAAATAGGAACTTGGTTAGGTGGGACAGGATTATTAATGTTGACGTTAGTGGTAATATTAATATTGTTAGGACAATCGATATCAGTAGAACTGGTGTTATTGGTTCATTAAGTAGGGACCTCGTAAGACCTGAGGTTGGTTCTGAAATACTTAAGTTCATGATTAATGACATACTTAGGCAAATCCAGGTCATCTATGGAATTACAATTGATAATGAAAGGTAA
- a CDS encoding ATP-binding cassette domain-containing protein has protein sequence MVGEELLRVVDVWKSYGTVVALRGVNMVVRRGEVVALLGDNGAGKSTLIKIISGYLRPDRGQLIFEGKPVRFKSPLDAKALGIEVVHQDLAVILDLPVYRNIFLTHEVTNKLGFLKDDIMKEEAKKALDAIGITMPDVDVKVESLSGGLRQAVAVARATYFAKKLLLMDEPTANLNLVEALEVIDYIRKFVKERNAGVIFVTHNMIHAFAAADRIYFIDKGRILFERRKDELSSPDDLEMLIEKIVEEREKEERYEYQKA, from the coding sequence ATGGTTGGGGAGGAGTTGTTGAGAGTTGTGGATGTTTGGAAGTCCTATGGTACCGTCGTTGCGTTGAGAGGAGTTAATATGGTTGTTAGGAGAGGTGAGGTTGTTGCCTTACTTGGTGATAATGGTGCTGGTAAATCAACGCTTATCAAGATAATATCGGGTTACCTAAGGCCTGATAGGGGTCAGTTAATCTTTGAGGGTAAGCCCGTTAGGTTTAAGTCTCCGCTTGACGCTAAGGCCCTTGGTATTGAGGTTGTTCATCAGGACCTAGCCGTAATACTTGACCTGCCGGTTTATAGGAATATTTTCCTGACACATGAGGTAACTAATAAGCTTGGATTCCTCAAGGATGACATAATGAAGGAGGAGGCAAAGAAAGCTCTCGACGCAATAGGAATAACAATGCCGGATGTTGATGTTAAGGTGGAGTCCCTGTCTGGTGGTTTAAGGCAGGCTGTTGCTGTTGCTAGGGCAACGTACTTCGCCAAAAAACTACTACTAATGGACGAACCAACGGCCAATTTAAACTTAGTGGAGGCGTTAGAGGTCATAGACTATATTAGGAAATTCGTAAAGGAGAGAAATGCCGGTGTTATTTTTGTAACGCATAACATGATCCATGCGTTTGCAGCTGCTGATAGAATATACTTCATAGATAAAGGTAGGATACTTTTTGAGAGACGTAAGGATGAATTATCTTCTCCTGATGATCTTGAAATGCTGATTGAAAAAATAGTAGAGGAAAGAGAGAAAGAAGAAAGGTATGAATATCAAAAGGCATGA
- a CDS encoding ATP-binding cassette domain-containing protein, producing the protein MVGEELLRVVDVWKSYGTVVALRGVNMVVRRGEVVALLGDNGAGKSTLIKIISGYLRPDRGQLIFEGKPVRFKSPLDAKALGIEVVHQDLAVILDLPVYRNIFLTHEVTNKLGFLKDDIMKEEAKKALDAIGITMPPVDTKAEALSGGQRQATAVARATYFAKKLLLMDEPTAGLGVVESKKVINIAKKYAKELNLGVIFVTPNIFQAYEAADRIYYMEQGKIVFEKYKEETSPKELTDIITNRIIELRGRKR; encoded by the coding sequence ATGGTTGGGGAGGAGTTGTTGAGAGTTGTGGATGTTTGGAAGTCCTATGGTACCGTCGTTGCGTTGAGAGGAGTTAATATGGTTGTTAGGAGAGGTGAGGTTGTTGCCTTACTTGGTGATAATGGTGCTGGTAAATCAACGCTTATCAAGATAATATCGGGTTACCTAAGGCCTGATAGGGGTCAGTTAATCTTTGAGGGTAAGCCCGTTAGGTTTAAGTCTCCGCTTGACGCTAAGGCCCTTGGTATTGAGGTTGTTCATCAGGACCTAGCCGTAATACTTGACCTGCCGGTTTATAGGAATATTTTCCTGACACATGAGGTAACTAATAAGCTTGGATTCCTCAAGGATGACATAATGAAGGAGGAGGCAAAGAAAGCTCTCGACGCAATAGGAATAACAATGCCGCCGGTAGATACTAAGGCGGAGGCTTTATCTGGAGGGCAACGACAAGCTACTGCTGTTGCTAGGGCAACGTACTTCGCCAAAAAACTACTACTAATGGACGAACCAACCGCTGGCCTAGGTGTAGTTGAGAGTAAGAAGGTTATCAATATAGCGAAGAAGTATGCTAAGGAACTTAATCTAGGCGTAATATTCGTCACGCCAAACATATTCCAGGCATACGAGGCTGCGGATAGGATTTATTACATGGAGCAAGGTAAGATAGTGTTTGAGAAGTATAAGGAAGAGACATCACCTAAGGAACTTACAGATATAATCACTAATCGTATAATAGAATTAAGAGGAAGGAAAAGATAA
- a CDS encoding transposase: MPYEFKRLPSTICPACGHELKQLPGRVMHCEYCEFKADRDLVPIQWALKRMVSLHEPRAHS, from the coding sequence ATGCCTTACGAGTTTAAGAGATTACCGTCAACAATATGCCCGGCTTGCGGGCATGAACTAAAGCAACTACCCGGAAGAGTAATGCACTGCGAATACTGTGAATTCAAAGCTGATAGAGACCTAGTCCCAATACAGTGGGCCCTGAAGAGGATGGTGTCTCTGCATGAGCCGAGAGCCCACTCATGA
- the cysS gene encoding cysteine--tRNA ligase, producing MTAYNTASRTLEKITLLRPGLVRIYVCGLTPYDSMHVGHARTFVFYDILRRYLEYLGLEVRLVTNFTDIDDKIINKAKQEFNGELINRWYEVPSRYIREFFDAMDKLYVRKAYAYPRVTENINDMLKWTQELVSKGLAYVSPDGSVYFDITKVPKYGEFSGQNIKDLIAGARVEPEPGKRNPLDFALWKSWSEGEPWWNSPWSPGRPGWHLECVVMSSKYLGIPFDIHGGGQDLIFPHHENEIAIARVYYGIDYFARYWIHVGLVTIRGQKMSKSLGNIIPIMDVLKRYDGEVLRLYYAMSQYRKPMDFDPDTLDQVRNSLMGVYAAYDMLTEAIKEAPDTGDRDNELLSRVNSFVDSFEDALNNDINTSGAVAAFMDFTKYVTSTVMYNTQHFSKNALTSALTAFSDLANILGILNRTRLPPSLISLIDTLIRIRAQLRTRKMFDLADEIRNELGKLGIVVSDVGEKTYWYIDRDRLFQ from the coding sequence ATAACTGCCTACAACACGGCATCAAGGACGCTTGAGAAAATAACCCTACTGAGGCCGGGGCTGGTTAGGATTTACGTATGCGGTTTAACACCGTATGATTCAATGCACGTGGGGCATGCAAGGACCTTTGTATTCTACGACATACTCAGGAGATACCTCGAATACCTAGGTCTTGAGGTTAGGCTTGTTACAAACTTCACGGACATTGACGATAAGATAATTAATAAAGCCAAGCAGGAATTCAATGGCGAACTAATAAATAGGTGGTACGAGGTACCCAGTAGGTACATTAGGGAATTCTTTGATGCCATGGACAAACTATACGTGAGAAAGGCCTACGCCTACCCTAGGGTTACCGAGAACATAAATGACATGCTAAAGTGGACCCAGGAATTGGTGAGTAAGGGCTTGGCATACGTGAGTCCCGATGGATCCGTCTACTTCGACATAACCAAGGTGCCCAAGTACGGCGAGTTCTCCGGACAAAATATTAAGGACTTAATCGCTGGCGCTAGGGTAGAGCCTGAGCCAGGCAAGAGGAACCCGTTGGATTTCGCGCTCTGGAAGTCCTGGAGTGAGGGTGAGCCCTGGTGGAATAGCCCCTGGAGCCCGGGCAGGCCCGGCTGGCACCTGGAGTGCGTTGTCATGTCCAGCAAGTACCTGGGCATACCCTTCGACATACATGGCGGTGGGCAGGACTTAATATTCCCCCACCATGAGAATGAGATAGCCATTGCAAGGGTTTACTACGGCATTGATTACTTTGCAAGGTACTGGATACACGTTGGCCTAGTGACTATTAGGGGCCAGAAAATGAGTAAGTCCCTTGGTAATATAATACCTATAATGGACGTACTCAAGAGATACGACGGAGAAGTACTAAGACTTTACTACGCAATGAGCCAATACAGGAAGCCAATGGACTTCGACCCAGATACCTTGGATCAGGTAAGGAACTCATTAATGGGGGTGTATGCGGCGTATGATATGCTGACGGAGGCCATAAAGGAAGCACCTGACACAGGCGATAGGGATAATGAATTACTAAGTAGGGTTAATAGCTTCGTAGATTCCTTCGAGGATGCCTTGAACAATGATATAAATACCAGCGGCGCCGTCGCCGCATTCATGGACTTCACAAAGTATGTAACATCCACAGTCATGTACAACACCCAGCACTTCTCTAAGAATGCTTTAACAAGTGCCTTGACGGCATTTAGTGATTTAGCAAATATACTCGGTATACTAAACAGGACTAGGCTACCGCCGTCATTGATTTCGTTAATAGACACATTGATTAGGATTAGGGCCCAGTTAAGGACTAGAAAAATGTTTGACCTGGCCGATGAGATCAGAAATGAACTTGGGAAACTCGGTATTGTGGTTAGTGATGTTGGGGAGAAGACATACTGGTATATTGACAGGGATAGGTTATTCCAATAG
- a CDS encoding class I fructose-bisphosphate aldolase produces the protein MTRLVEKFLRIFARRGRSIILAYDHGIEHGPTDFMDNPDAADPEHIIKLAREAGFDGVVFQRGIAEKYYDGSVPLIVKLNGKTNLYNGEPISVANCTVEEAVSLGASAVGYTIYPGSGYEWRIFEEFARIKREAVKFDVPLIVWSYPRGGKVTDETAPEIVAYAARVALELGADSMKIKYTGDPKTFSWAVRVAGKVPVLMSGGPKTKTEEEFLRQVEGVLEAGAIGIAVGRNVWQRRDALKFARVLSEMVYGGKKVVEVLGEAK, from the coding sequence ATGACCAGACTAGTTGAGAAATTTCTAAGGATTTTCGCAAGGAGAGGCAGGTCAATAATACTGGCTTATGACCACGGTATTGAGCACGGCCCAACGGACTTCATGGATAACCCTGATGCGGCTGATCCAGAGCACATAATCAAGTTGGCACGTGAGGCTGGTTTTGATGGCGTCGTTTTCCAGAGGGGTATTGCGGAGAAGTACTATGATGGTAGTGTGCCACTTATTGTTAAGTTGAATGGTAAGACAAACCTATACAATGGTGAACCAATATCAGTGGCTAATTGCACGGTTGAGGAGGCGGTTAGCCTGGGCGCCTCTGCCGTGGGCTACACAATATATCCAGGTAGTGGTTATGAGTGGAGGATATTTGAGGAGTTCGCCAGGATAAAGAGGGAGGCGGTTAAATTCGACGTGCCGCTTATTGTTTGGTCTTATCCAAGGGGCGGTAAGGTTACTGATGAAACTGCGCCGGAGATTGTTGCCTATGCGGCTAGGGTGGCTCTCGAACTTGGTGCGGATTCCATGAAGATAAAGTATACTGGTGATCCGAAGACATTCTCCTGGGCCGTGAGAGTGGCTGGTAAGGTACCAGTACTAATGTCTGGTGGTCCAAAGACGAAGACCGAGGAGGAGTTCCTAAGGCAGGTTGAGGGCGTCCTTGAGGCGGGCGCCATTGGTATTGCTGTTGGTAGAAACGTGTGGCAGAGAAGGGATGCCCTAAAGTTCGCTAGGGTGCTTTCAGAAATGGTTTATGGTGGTAAGAAGGTGGTTGAGGTTTTGGGTGAGGCCAAGTGA
- a CDS encoding NAD(P)-binding domain-containing protein, with the protein MKVGFIGLGIMGSAMAMNIYKAGFPLIVYNRTRSKTEPFVKLGIPVAESPREVAERSDVVIDMVTDAPDVEEVLLGPNGVVHGAHTGLIVIDMSTNSPEHAKYFARELGKYGVEFLDAPVTGGDVGARQGTLTIMVGGKYETFERVKPILEAMGKTIIHAGDVGNGQMLKLLNQIVVGIDMLAVAEAMALAKKAGIDVEKLFTVLSTGAGNSFTVQYYMPKMMKGDFEPGFRAAHLKKDLRYALETANRLNVSLPGTALTLQLYNALVAKGLGEKGTQALLKLYYELAGVNDW; encoded by the coding sequence ATTAAGGTGGGTTTTATTGGTCTTGGAATTATGGGTAGTGCCATGGCTATGAATATATACAAGGCGGGCTTCCCACTAATCGTCTATAATAGGACCAGGTCTAAGACTGAGCCCTTTGTGAAGCTCGGTATTCCTGTTGCCGAGAGTCCCAGGGAGGTCGCTGAGAGGTCTGACGTTGTTATTGACATGGTGACTGATGCGCCGGATGTTGAGGAGGTTTTACTAGGCCCTAACGGTGTTGTTCATGGTGCTCATACAGGGCTTATAGTCATTGACATGAGTACCAACTCTCCAGAGCATGCCAAGTACTTTGCTAGGGAGTTGGGTAAGTATGGTGTTGAGTTCCTGGATGCACCTGTGACTGGTGGTGATGTTGGGGCTAGGCAGGGTACATTGACTATAATGGTTGGTGGCAAGTACGAAACCTTTGAGCGTGTTAAACCGATACTGGAAGCCATGGGCAAGACAATAATTCATGCTGGTGATGTGGGTAATGGGCAGATGCTTAAGCTCCTTAATCAGATAGTTGTTGGTATTGATATGCTTGCCGTAGCTGAGGCAATGGCGCTGGCTAAGAAGGCTGGTATTGACGTGGAGAAGTTATTTACGGTATTATCAACGGGGGCTGGGAACTCATTCACAGTCCAGTACTACATGCCCAAGATGATGAAGGGTGACTTTGAACCAGGGTTCAGGGCTGCGCACTTGAAGAAGGACTTGAGGTATGCCCTTGAGACCGCAAATAGGCTTAATGTATCATTGCCAGGCACCGCATTAACGCTACAACTATACAACGCCCTAGTAGCCAAGGGACTTGGCGAGAAGGGAACACAGGCCCTACTAAAGCTCTACTACGAACTAGCAGGAGTCAACGATTGGTAG
- a CDS encoding UxaA family hydrolase, translating to MSRPTILGYARPDGKVGIRNHLLVMSTVVCSSFVARRIADQVQGAVAIENPFGCGQLEPDLEVTRRTLIGMAKNPNVGGVLVVGLGCEQIQADDLVKEIEKTGKPVEKVVVQEVDGGTPAAIEKGVTLLRRMAEDVLSQKPEEVDVSNLVMGVECGGSDATSGLASNPVVGYASDKLIDLGGTVILSETPEMIGAEEILARRAVSREVGDRIIRVVRKWVDLAASHGVDLVGTQPAPGNIAGGISTIEEKSLGAIIKGGSRAIQGVVDYAEEVKGKGLWIMDTPGYDIMSVVGMVAGGATLVVFTTGRGTPTGNPIAPVIKVTANPFTAKKMRENMDFDASTVTLGQETIEQAGEKLFKLIMDVARGKPTRAELLGFREFVIHKIIPSF from the coding sequence GTGAGTAGGCCCACAATACTTGGTTACGCAAGGCCTGATGGCAAGGTTGGTATTAGGAATCACTTGCTCGTGATGTCCACGGTAGTTTGTTCAAGCTTTGTGGCACGTAGGATCGCCGACCAAGTGCAGGGCGCCGTGGCCATTGAAAACCCATTCGGTTGTGGTCAACTTGAGCCCGACCTTGAGGTTACCAGGAGGACTTTGATTGGTATGGCTAAGAATCCAAACGTCGGTGGCGTGTTGGTTGTTGGTCTTGGTTGTGAGCAGATTCAGGCTGATGATTTGGTTAAGGAGATTGAGAAGACGGGTAAGCCTGTGGAGAAGGTGGTGGTTCAGGAGGTTGATGGCGGGACACCAGCGGCTATTGAGAAGGGTGTTACACTGCTTAGGAGGATGGCAGAGGACGTGCTTTCGCAAAAGCCCGAGGAGGTTGACGTATCGAATCTGGTCATGGGGGTTGAGTGCGGTGGATCAGATGCGACATCAGGACTGGCCTCAAACCCAGTCGTTGGTTATGCATCGGATAAGTTGATCGACTTAGGCGGTACTGTTATACTCTCTGAAACTCCAGAAATGATTGGTGCTGAGGAGATACTTGCCAGGAGGGCCGTATCCAGGGAGGTAGGTGATAGGATAATTAGGGTTGTTAGGAAGTGGGTTGATTTAGCGGCGTCCCATGGGGTGGACCTAGTGGGGACACAGCCAGCGCCTGGTAACATTGCCGGCGGTATCTCAACAATTGAGGAGAAGTCCCTTGGCGCCATCATTAAGGGTGGCTCGAGGGCGATACAGGGCGTTGTTGATTACGCAGAGGAGGTTAAGGGTAAGGGATTGTGGATAATGGACACGCCGGGTTACGACATAATGTCAGTGGTCGGTATGGTGGCTGGTGGTGCTACCCTCGTAGTATTCACCACAGGTCGTGGAACACCCACAGGCAACCCAATAGCCCCAGTGATTAAGGTCACGGCCAATCCATTCACGGCCAAGAAGATGCGTGAGAACATGGATTTTGACGCGAGTACGGTGACACTGGGTCAAGAGACTATTGAGCAGGCTGGCGAGAAATTGTTTAAGCTAATAATGGATGTTGCTAGGGGTAAACCAACGAGGGCTGAATTACTCGGTTTTAGGGAATTCGTGATACATAAGATAATTCCATCATTCTAA
- a CDS encoding ATP-dependent 6-phosphofructokinase: protein MRIGILTGGGDAPGLNIAVYTLTKLLERKHEVYAIFHGWRGILDKEVRRVTSKDLIDFAFAGGTFIRTSRTNPFKDEARVEVFARNLKELGLDVIVAIGGDDTLSAAAQTQARGLANVVGVPKTIDNDVYGTDYTIGFDTAVNEAIKVTESFKTTLISHERIGVVEVMGREAGWIALFTGLATMADFVLIPEKPVNWDAVANKTKEVYRDRGWALVIASEGIREYGSPRDEFGHSRLGGVGNELAQYIEKVTGLEARAVVPGHIIRGVAPTAFDRVLAIRFVTEVFNAIECGDFGKMVAYREGDIIRVPITEVLGKNRLVDGYWMKLYETHWGP, encoded by the coding sequence GTGAGGATTGGCATACTTACTGGTGGTGGTGACGCTCCAGGGCTTAACATAGCCGTGTACACACTGACTAAGTTATTGGAGAGGAAGCATGAGGTTTATGCAATATTCCATGGTTGGAGGGGAATACTGGATAAGGAGGTTAGGAGGGTCACGTCTAAGGACTTAATTGATTTTGCATTCGCAGGCGGTACCTTCATTAGGACATCGAGGACGAATCCATTTAAGGATGAGGCTAGGGTTGAGGTCTTTGCCAGGAATCTTAAGGAGCTTGGTTTAGATGTTATTGTGGCTATTGGCGGTGATGATACGTTGAGTGCCGCCGCACAGACACAGGCCCGGGGTTTGGCTAATGTCGTTGGTGTTCCAAAGACTATTGACAATGATGTATATGGTACTGACTATACCATTGGCTTTGACACGGCCGTTAATGAGGCCATTAAGGTTACCGAGTCCTTTAAGACCACGTTGATTTCTCATGAGAGGATTGGTGTTGTTGAGGTTATGGGTAGGGAGGCTGGTTGGATTGCCCTATTCACTGGATTGGCCACAATGGCCGACTTCGTCCTCATACCTGAGAAACCCGTTAATTGGGATGCTGTCGCCAATAAGACTAAGGAGGTTTATAGGGATAGAGGATGGGCCTTGGTCATTGCCTCTGAGGGTATTAGGGAATATGGTAGTCCCAGGGATGAGTTTGGGCACTCGAGACTTGGCGGCGTTGGTAATGAATTGGCACAGTACATAGAGAAGGTTACTGGTCTTGAGGCTAGAGCCGTTGTTCCAGGTCATATAATTAGGGGTGTAGCTCCGACCGCATTCGATAGGGTGTTAGCCATTAGGTTCGTCACTGAGGTCTTTAATGCCATTGAATGTGGTGACTTTGGAAAGATGGTTGCCTATAGGGAAGGTGATATAATTAGGGTGCCGATAACGGAGGTCCTAGGCAAGAATAGGCTAGTGGATGGTTATTGGATGAAACTGTACGAAACACATTGGGGCCCTTAA